One region of Chlorobiota bacterium genomic DNA includes:
- a CDS encoding TIGR04282 family arsenosugar biosynthesis glycosyltransferase, translating into MTVPEMAAEGGRSRLIVFAKYPKAGGVKTRLSPPLLPDAAADLYRAFLLDAINAYRGIPAPIEVVIYLGAEADIPAMEALLAAAGFHGLAVRPQRGAGLGERLELALQEAFNEGIARACVVGTDHPTLPLRFLLEGFASLRDAPAVVGPATDGGYYLIGMNRMIPELLRGMPYSTNQLLRQTLVAARLHHISVAQLPPWYDVDDAASLAQLVADRGLLPEGSHTARWLLAHPIPPAPAAPTF; encoded by the coding sequence ATGACCGTTCCCGAAATGGCAGCAGAAGGTGGCCGATCCCGATTGATCGTCTTTGCCAAGTATCCAAAAGCGGGGGGGGTGAAAACGCGCCTTTCGCCGCCGCTGTTGCCCGATGCCGCAGCGGATCTGTACCGCGCGTTTTTGCTGGATGCAATCAACGCCTACCGGGGCATTCCCGCACCGATTGAGGTGGTGATCTATCTGGGCGCAGAGGCTGATATTCCGGCAATGGAGGCGTTGCTTGCCGCCGCCGGTTTCCACGGGTTGGCGGTCCGCCCGCAGCGTGGCGCAGGGCTGGGGGAACGTCTGGAGTTGGCGTTGCAGGAAGCGTTCAACGAAGGGATTGCCAGGGCCTGCGTGGTTGGGACGGACCACCCCACGCTTCCGCTCCGGTTCTTGCTGGAAGGCTTCGCCAGCTTGCGCGATGCGCCAGCCGTGGTTGGGCCGGCAACCGATGGCGGCTATTACTTGATTGGGATGAACCGGATGATCCCCGAACTTCTGCGCGGGATGCCCTACAGCACCAACCAACTGCTGCGGCAGACGTTGGTGGCCGCCAGGCTTCATCACATCTCCGTTGCCCAGCTCCCTCCGTGGTACGATGTTGACGATGCCGCATCGCTTGCCCAGCTTGTTGCGGACCGGGGATTGCTTCCCGAAGGCTCGCACACGGCGCGGTGGCTGCTGGCCCATCCAATTCCCCCGGCCCCGGCTGCGCCAACTTTCTGA
- a CDS encoding T9SS type A sorting domain-containing protein produces the protein MQDISQGGSNFHPSIDQTQFYLGTVQEGVTWESVDWSPTYISPNDDTTFMNVTSINYIGMATETRLRQDTIYPWEPQHDWIQFSYPVGAIQKFPVLFPNWWYTTVQYIYSAWFAWPNIGSANESATQDHQSDTTRFSIVGNTMNDEPRILSVEGMQHVSVPFGFGQPTALRKFVYSGAWPQASSSPLRQAGRQGTLYEAYKPTPDSLLQATREFMARQRPQEYIATGREVEVMVDDTARAFLAVQMADPWVATDSASWGLGMVQRDTAHLLTNSIASVQDLFRSNVFFAHDTAVIGCELRGMFRGDTAYAHGYSLCLIAEVVNASNHQAVAQLDSFCVSKTDTAYNAQLQDTLDLLSGSYYVRLRIEADSFPAISRWWQPLSLGSMYPVTEVATYVEARGGLGKLRREGTTTTAQARISAQPNPFTGTTELRFSIPKPGYASVRVFNPVGRQMAEVVPKQWMEIGRYAAEFNAAELPPGTYLVELMLGQQRVVEKIVVAR, from the coding sequence GTGCAAGACATTTCGCAAGGGGGATCGAACTTTCATCCTTCGATTGACCAAACCCAATTCTACTTGGGAACCGTGCAGGAAGGAGTAACCTGGGAGAGTGTGGATTGGAGCCCAACCTACATTAGCCCAAACGACGACACCACGTTTATGAACGTTACCTCCATCAATTATATAGGCATGGCAACCGAGACACGGCTTCGCCAGGACACCATTTACCCCTGGGAACCGCAGCATGATTGGATCCAGTTTTCCTATCCGGTTGGGGCGATTCAGAAATTCCCAGTACTCTTCCCAAACTGGTGGTACACCACTGTCCAGTACATCTACAGCGCGTGGTTCGCTTGGCCGAATATCGGCTCGGCAAATGAGTCGGCAACGCAGGATCACCAAAGCGACACAACCCGATTTAGCATCGTTGGAAACACGATGAATGATGAGCCGCGAATACTCTCCGTTGAAGGGATGCAACACGTCTCGGTTCCCTTCGGTTTTGGCCAGCCAACGGCATTGCGGAAGTTTGTGTACAGCGGCGCGTGGCCCCAGGCTTCCTCATCGCCACTACGCCAAGCCGGAAGGCAGGGAACACTCTACGAAGCCTACAAGCCAACGCCTGACAGCCTGCTGCAAGCCACGCGGGAGTTTATGGCACGCCAGCGCCCGCAGGAGTACATCGCCACGGGGCGGGAAGTGGAGGTTATGGTGGATGACACCGCACGGGCGTTCTTAGCTGTTCAGATGGCCGACCCCTGGGTGGCAACCGATAGCGCAAGTTGGGGCTTGGGGATGGTCCAGCGCGACACCGCCCACCTACTCACCAACAGCATTGCAAGCGTGCAAGACCTGTTCCGAAGCAACGTGTTCTTCGCCCACGATACCGCCGTGATTGGCTGCGAGCTACGCGGAATGTTCCGTGGGGACACGGCCTATGCCCACGGCTACAGCCTGTGTTTGATTGCCGAAGTGGTCAACGCCAGCAACCACCAAGCGGTGGCGCAGTTGGATTCGTTTTGTGTCTCGAAAACAGATACGGCATACAACGCCCAGTTGCAGGACACGCTGGACCTTCTTTCCGGCAGCTACTACGTCCGGTTGCGGATTGAGGCGGACTCCTTCCCAGCGATCTCCCGTTGGTGGCAGCCGTTGTCGCTGGGGTCCATGTATCCGGTGACGGAGGTCGCAACCTATGTGGAAGCCCGTGGCGGCTTAGGAAAGCTCCGCCGGGAAGGAACAACAACCACCGCCCAGGCTCGCATCTCGGCGCAGCCGAACCCGTTCACTGGGACCACGGAACTCCGGTTCAGCATTCCGAAGCCTGGGTACGCAAGCGTGCGGGTGTTCAATCCCGTGGGTCGGCAGATGGCGGAAGTGGTGCCAAAGCAATGGATGGAGATTGGCCGCTACGCTGCGGAGTTCAACGCCGCCGAACTTCCCCCAGGAACCTACCTCGTAGAGTTGATGCTTGGCCAGCAACGAGTGGTGGAAAAAATTGTGGTGGCGCGGTAA
- a CDS encoding T9SS type A sorting domain-containing protein, whose protein sequence is MNSRTILSLLLLAAASLPLYAQPVVEPITQNPDAVLLRRIWTITGNDGDRVGQGCGPVGDINGDSITDFAVQYGIEQCWKVFLGGSPVPSPVPIASIPSLAPYPAFPVYGYFYGDNRLLVGFGSHTFKSMNGTSIGFYQLKLYQPDVEHGLSKEPVMIVEPDPDMSVPLLLIAPSAAIAMNIDGQRGDELLLALNAVRRGDSVYKRPEYWFYRGGSGFQVDTPDYVVRDPEEATDAQFYTAKLLDIDGDRYIDLLSVAKYAEGFKLKMWFGTETSPWTWTQPDREILLDDSSGLNYHMAVGDFDGDKMMDFAGTAGRDATRGTYIYRSRSGKSVRSRTFARSDAEQWFPNLDQYTVGIAGSLLNTTAYFNDSSQRVIMLRLQSAIDGQTRMSLFSGSRIGPNGAVDGYYSSGIDGLANKTVEGYGGRLPDCTGDGWDDLITSSPRWPGDYSGIGVILAGGPYIPLDQPTVSVRTEPMANHQRGLYLWPNPATTELNLAWRGDLATMPTRFSIHDIAGKLITENEIRPERSRSISTAAVPSGTYLLTAYDRFGEGACQHTDSCSTLIRSIHVTVSGGTSFNTIMEITMKTITIKGGRSQKSRQAMPWLLTTLLLLLLAGSQSYAQFLRAVDTTKPPLRPMYGVGNDEFYIAGTFQKWGPVHKSWRNRDYYDLWNHAAWMGIPIVHVQINQNDSTQNDRFLSSNARQSNQRALVTLKPLNDMGWGQAIEFYAFDSVQSQLWPTKFLHRQGGDPNGNYNNPDPQLPSVFVQEELYTTSNTGANDSILWGVVYGYDSVLQKYRWVKPWMRRSFYSNDSVQKTDAFLKDRRDRPVFEDSINYLVVTGHLRDLINQNSAVSNDSALIRIDIVYELPTYIGVDPNDNHNSYFNSSGQKIDVQQDMEFVCRSYYLRKQDLIDNDLAWNEYKEAVFPMSLRWCSDEVTRGPAHPAAASRSIDIRVHWLGVNEDVYLRSVSLRDYRGQMALGRTAEARKYRSDVLMKTMKKLMYGTSINVNNRVETYPVDSLRRHVIGFQCGEEQFPNEYGAFNGIAKMVADSFNLARYKGTAQVKAGDSLRIATARLFGSTPLLPGQTPLHTGVCKHWKAWAAW, encoded by the coding sequence ATGAACTCACGCACCATTCTATCTCTTCTTCTGCTTGCCGCAGCAAGCCTACCCTTGTATGCCCAACCCGTTGTTGAACCCATCACCCAAAACCCCGATGCTGTCCTGCTCAGGCGTATTTGGACGATTACCGGCAACGATGGCGACCGCGTTGGGCAAGGCTGCGGCCCGGTGGGGGATATTAACGGAGACTCGATCACCGATTTTGCGGTGCAGTATGGCATAGAGCAATGCTGGAAGGTATTTCTGGGAGGCTCTCCTGTCCCTTCACCTGTACCAATTGCTTCGATACCAAGCCTTGCTCCATACCCTGCATTTCCGGTCTATGGATACTTCTACGGTGATAACCGCCTTTTGGTAGGGTTCGGTTCACATACCTTCAAAAGCATGAATGGCACGAGCATAGGGTTCTATCAATTGAAGTTGTACCAGCCTGATGTTGAGCATGGGTTGTCGAAGGAGCCAGTGATGATTGTAGAGCCAGACCCTGATATGTCCGTTCCCCTGTTGTTGATCGCCCCATCAGCGGCAATAGCAATGAACATAGATGGTCAAAGAGGGGATGAATTACTGCTTGCGTTAAATGCCGTTCGGCGTGGGGATAGTGTGTACAAGCGGCCGGAGTACTGGTTTTACCGAGGCGGGAGTGGCTTCCAAGTAGATACGCCAGATTATGTGGTACGTGATCCGGAGGAGGCGACCGATGCCCAGTTTTACACGGCGAAGCTGTTGGATATTGACGGGGATCGGTATATAGATTTGCTGAGCGTGGCGAAGTATGCCGAGGGATTCAAATTGAAGATGTGGTTTGGCACTGAAACCTCCCCCTGGACATGGACCCAACCCGATCGGGAGATTCTCCTTGATGACTCCAGCGGGTTGAACTACCACATGGCAGTGGGGGATTTTGACGGGGATAAGATGATGGACTTCGCCGGAACCGCAGGTCGCGATGCCACACGAGGGACCTACATCTATCGAAGTCGCTCGGGGAAATCGGTTCGCAGCCGAACCTTCGCTCGCTCTGATGCCGAGCAATGGTTCCCAAACCTTGACCAATACACTGTCGGTATCGCTGGATCACTCCTTAATACGACGGCCTACTTCAATGACAGTAGCCAACGAGTAATCATGCTACGGCTGCAATCAGCGATAGATGGACAAACCCGAATGTCGCTGTTTTCAGGAAGCCGTATTGGCCCGAATGGAGCGGTTGATGGATACTACTCATCCGGTATAGATGGTTTAGCCAATAAGACGGTGGAAGGCTATGGCGGAAGATTGCCTGATTGCACGGGCGACGGATGGGATGATCTGATTACCAGCAGTCCTCGTTGGCCAGGGGACTATTCTGGCATTGGGGTGATCCTTGCTGGCGGCCCATACATCCCACTGGATCAACCCACCGTCAGTGTTCGTACCGAGCCGATGGCCAACCACCAACGGGGCCTCTACCTCTGGCCAAACCCCGCTACCACCGAACTCAATCTCGCTTGGCGTGGTGATCTCGCAACCATGCCAACCCGATTCTCCATCCACGACATCGCTGGCAAACTGATAACCGAAAACGAGATACGCCCAGAGCGTAGCCGCTCGATATCTACGGCTGCGGTTCCATCGGGAACGTACTTGCTAACGGCGTACGACCGTTTCGGGGAAGGTGCTTGCCAGCACACAGATTCTTGTTCAACACTAATCCGATCAATCCACGTCACCGTTTCGGGTGGCACTTCTTTCAATACTATCATGGAGATAACCATGAAGACGATCACGATCAAGGGAGGAAGATCACAGAAATCGCGGCAGGCCATGCCGTGGCTGCTCACCACGTTGCTGTTGTTGTTGCTGGCTGGAAGCCAGAGCTATGCCCAGTTTCTTCGGGCAGTGGATACCACGAAGCCACCGCTTCGCCCGATGTATGGTGTTGGCAATGATGAGTTCTACATCGCCGGAACATTCCAGAAATGGGGGCCAGTGCATAAGTCTTGGCGCAACCGCGACTACTACGATTTGTGGAATCATGCGGCATGGATGGGGATACCGATTGTTCATGTTCAGATCAACCAGAACGACAGTACGCAGAATGACCGTTTTTTGTCGAGCAATGCTCGACAATCGAACCAGCGAGCATTGGTGACGCTGAAGCCGTTGAACGACATGGGATGGGGACAAGCGATTGAGTTTTATGCGTTCGACTCGGTGCAAAGCCAGTTGTGGCCAACGAAGTTCTTGCATCGGCAAGGGGGAGACCCGAATGGAAATTATAATAACCCAGACCCTCAACTTCCTAGCGTTTTTGTCCAAGAAGAATTATACACGACAAGCAACACAGGGGCGAACGACTCAATTTTGTGGGGGGTGGTCTATGGCTACGATTCGGTGTTGCAGAAGTATCGGTGGGTGAAGCCCTGGATGCGCCGCTCGTTCTACAGCAACGACAGCGTCCAGAAGACCGATGCCTTCCTGAAAGACCGCCGCGACCGCCCCGTCTTCGAGGACTCCATCAACTACCTCGTCGTTACCGGGCATCTCCGTGACCTGATTAATCAAAACTCTGCGGTCAGCAACGACTCTGCATTGATTCGGATAGACATCGTCTATGAGCTACCAACCTACATAGGTGTTGACCCGAACGACAACCACAACTCCTACTTCAATTCCAGCGGCCAGAAAATAGATGTCCAACAGGATATGGAGTTCGTCTGCCGCAGCTACTACCTCCGCAAGCAAGACCTGATAGACAACGACCTCGCCTGGAACGAGTACAAGGAAGCGGTGTTTCCGATGTCGCTCCGCTGGTGCAGCGACGAGGTGACGCGAGGTCCCGCCCACCCCGCCGCCGCCTCAAGAAGCATAGACATCCGTGTGCATTGGCTTGGGGTGAATGAGGATGTGTACTTGCGTTCAGTAAGCCTGCGCGACTACCGAGGGCAGATGGCATTGGGCCGAACGGCTGAAGCGCGGAAGTATCGGTCCGATGTGCTGATGAAGACGATGAAGAAGCTGATGTATGGAACGAGCATCAACGTGAACAACCGTGTGGAGACCTATCCGGTGGATTCGCTTCGCCGCCATGTGATCGGGTTCCAGTGTGGCGAGGAGCAATTTCCGAACGAGTATGGAGCCTTCAACGGGATTGCGAAGATGGTGGCCGATAGCTTCAACCTTGCCAGATACAAGGGAACCGCACAAGTGAAAGCTGGAGACAGCTTAAGGATAGCAACTGCGCGATTGTTTGGCAGCACACCACTGCTGCCGGGGCAAACACCATTGCATACTGGCGTCTGCAAGCACTGGAAAGCGTGGGCGGCTTGGTAG
- a CDS encoding helix-turn-helix transcriptional regulator, which produces MQRQPSYLHSSSPDDETIIPAFAAVIRSLRLQHGFTQEQLAWRTNVDQSFISALERGLKEPCLKTIVQLASAFDLPLSQLIIAFEQQRKQHPKS; this is translated from the coding sequence ATGCAGCGACAGCCATCTTATCTCCATTCATCCTCCCCTGATGATGAGACTATCATTCCTGCTTTTGCTGCCGTTATACGATCTCTTCGACTCCAACACGGATTTACTCAAGAACAACTTGCCTGGCGCACCAACGTTGACCAATCCTTTATCTCAGCACTCGAACGAGGCCTGAAAGAACCTTGCCTTAAAACCATAGTTCAGCTTGCTTCTGCTTTCGATCTCCCGCTGTCGCAATTAATCATTGCTTTTGAGCAACAACGAAAGCAACATCCAAAATCCTGA
- a CDS encoding DNA polymerase III subunit delta', which produces MAWDSIIGQTRAKNLLRAAITGGRVPHAYLFTGAEGVGKDAAAIELAKALRCQQLGPQATPCGNCRNCQNVAALQHSNVRFVFALPTGKGEDGRADSPLLKLSDGEISQIQEQVALKAANPYHNITIPRAQQIKISSIREVKRDIAFAATEPGWRIVIISEAHQMGEEAANAFLKTLEEPAPNTLLILTSSHKEQLLQTILSRCQEVRFDMLTDAEIAEALVARNNIPRKDALLLSKLAEGSYSRAVELTNSDLQQLRFDVVSFLRAALKRSPMAVFAEVERLTTGTDRRSLERTLMLLLLWFRDAMLLRLTGREESVVNQDQVKDIQSFNSKFANASTDRLIRSVEEAIGAVRGNAQSQLAFIVLALRMESICYS; this is translated from the coding sequence ATGGCGTGGGATTCTATCATCGGGCAAACACGGGCAAAAAACCTTCTGCGGGCAGCAATTACCGGCGGACGGGTTCCCCATGCCTACCTGTTTACCGGGGCCGAAGGGGTCGGCAAAGATGCTGCGGCCATTGAGCTTGCAAAAGCCCTCCGCTGCCAACAGCTTGGCCCGCAAGCAACCCCCTGCGGCAACTGCCGCAACTGCCAAAACGTTGCCGCATTGCAACACAGCAACGTCCGGTTTGTGTTCGCGCTTCCAACGGGGAAAGGGGAGGATGGCCGCGCCGATTCCCCATTGCTGAAACTGAGCGATGGCGAAATCTCCCAAATCCAAGAACAAGTGGCTCTGAAGGCTGCAAACCCGTACCACAACATCACCATCCCGCGTGCCCAGCAGATCAAGATCAGCAGCATCCGCGAGGTGAAACGGGACATCGCCTTTGCCGCCACCGAGCCGGGCTGGAGGATCGTCATCATCAGCGAGGCGCACCAGATGGGGGAGGAGGCCGCCAACGCCTTCCTGAAAACCCTTGAGGAACCCGCGCCAAACACCTTGCTGATCCTTACCAGCAGCCACAAGGAGCAGCTTCTGCAAACCATCCTTTCCCGCTGCCAAGAAGTTCGGTTCGATATGCTGACCGATGCCGAAATCGCCGAAGCATTGGTTGCCCGAAACAACATCCCCCGCAAAGATGCCCTGCTGCTAAGCAAGCTGGCCGAAGGAAGCTACAGCCGTGCGGTGGAGCTAACCAACAGCGACCTTCAGCAGCTTCGGTTCGATGTCGTCTCCTTCCTGCGTGCCGCGCTGAAACGTAGCCCCATGGCGGTGTTTGCCGAGGTGGAGCGGCTTACCACCGGAACCGACCGCCGCAGCCTTGAGCGGACCCTGATGCTTCTGCTCCTTTGGTTCCGCGACGCAATGCTGCTGCGGCTTACCGGGCGCGAAGAATCTGTGGTGAATCAAGATCAAGTGAAAGATATTCAGAGCTTCAATAGTAAGTTTGCCAACGCTTCCACCGACCGGTTGATCCGTTCGGTTGAGGAAGCAATCGGGGCGGTTCGTGGAAATGCCCAGTCCCAGCTTGCGTTTATCGTGCTTGCGCTCCGTATGGAATCAATCTGCTACTCGTGA